From a region of the Odontesthes bonariensis isolate fOdoBon6 chromosome 4, fOdoBon6.hap1, whole genome shotgun sequence genome:
- the sumo2a gene encoding small ubiquitin like modifier 2a, with product MRSRSDADRLASAAAVAMADEKPKEGVKTENNEHINLKVAGQDGSVVQFKIKRHTPLSKLMKAYCERQGLSMRQIRFRFDGQPINETDTPSQLEMEDEDTIDVFQQQTGGSPL from the exons ATGCGCAGTAGGTCGGACGCAGACAGACtagcctcagcagcagcagtagccATGGCAGACGAGAAGCCGAAG GAGGGAGTGAAAACGGAGAACAATGAGCACATCAACCTGAAGGTCGCAGGCCAGGATGGCTCGGTGGTGCAGTTCAAGATCAAAAGGCACACTCCTCTCAGCAAACTGATGAAAGCATATTGTGAACGGCAG GGGCTGTCGATGAGGCAAATAAGATTTCGATTTGATGGTCAGCCCATCAATGAAACAGACACACCTTCGCAG CTCGAAATGGAGGATGAAGATACAATTGATGTGTTCCAACAGCAAACCGGAGGCTCTCCTCTTTAA